One genomic window of Cololabis saira isolate AMF1-May2022 chromosome 3, fColSai1.1, whole genome shotgun sequence includes the following:
- the eaf1 gene encoding ELL-associated factor 1, with translation MNGSTNPLLDKEEHVLKLGESFEKRPKSSFHTIRYDFKPASIDTSCEGELQVGKGDEVTITLPHIPGSTPPMTVFKGNKRPYQKDCVLIINHDTGEFVLEKLSSSIQVKKTRAEGSSKIQARIEQQSVRSSQPSSQFRAPTKPGAGVKTSPSPSKDNPSPEPQLDDIKRELRAEVEVIEQMSSSGSSSSSDSASSSGSGDDSSSDAEHDAARPLSQTSPSRLPVTNGGADRQQGNNQLMNTLRNDLQLSESGSDSDDD, from the exons ATGAACGGGAGCACCAACCCGCTGCTGGATAAAGAGGAGCATGTTCTGAAGCTCGGGGAAAGCTTCGAGAAGAGACCCAAGTCCTCCTTCCACACCATCAGAT atgacttcAAACCAGCATCTATCGACACGAGCTGTGAGGGAGAGCTGCAAGTCGGGAAAGGAGATGAAGTTACTATAACACTACCTCACATTCCA GGTTCCACACCTCCAATGACGGTATTCAAAGGAAACAAGCGGCCGTATCAGAAGGACTGCGTGCTCATTATTAACCACGACACCGGGGAGTTTGTACTGGAGAAACTTAGCAGCAGCATCCAGGTCAAGAAAACCAG agcGGAGGGCAGCAGTAAGATCCAGGCTCGAATTGAACAGCAGTCAGTTCGCTCCAGCCAACCCAGTTCTCAGTTTCGGGCCCCGACCAAACCCGGAGCTGGAGTCAAAACCTCCCCGTCCCCGTCTAAGGACAATCCGTCTCCGGAGCCGCAGCTCGACGACATCAAGAGAG AGCTGCGTGCAGAGGTGGAGGTGATCGAGCAGAtgagcagcagcggcagcagcagctcctcggACTCGgccagcagctccggcagcgGCGACGACAGCAGCAGCGACGCGGAGCACGACGCCGCGCGGCCGCTCAGCCAGACCTCGCCCAGCCGCCTCCCCGTCACCAACGGAGGAGCGGACCGGCAGCAGGGCAACAACCAGCTCATGAACACGCTCC GAAACGATCTTCAGCTCAGCGAGTCGGGCAGCGACAGCGACGATGACTGA